One Lycium barbarum isolate Lr01 chromosome 5, ASM1917538v2, whole genome shotgun sequence genomic window carries:
- the LOC132640229 gene encoding CASP-like protein 2B1 → MSYLGIGVSPGNVPVHHGSNNLKVVDKRVRIAELILRCLICGLAVVGAVLIATDSQVKVIFTIKKEAKFTDMKVLVFLVIANALAAAYSLIQVIRCILSMIRGSVLFNKPLAWAIFSGDQLMAYLILAAVAAALQSAVISKLGQPELQWMKVCNLYGKFCNQVGEGIASSVIVSLSMILLSGISAFSLFRLYGNNGGKSNAR, encoded by the exons ATGAGTTACTTGGGTATTGGAGTAAGTCCTGGTAATGTTCCAGTACACCATGGGAGTAATAATTTAAAGGTAGTTGATAAGAGAGTAAGAATAGCAGAGCTGATTTTAAGGTGTTTAATTTGTGGTTTAGCAGTTGTTGGTGCTGTTCTTATAGCAACTGATAGTCAAGTTAAAGTCATATTTACAATCAAGAAAGAAGCTAAGTTCACTGACATGAAAGTTCTTGT ATTTCTAGTGATAGCCAATGCATTAGCTGCTGCTTACTCTCTGATTCAAGTCATAAGGTGCATTTTGAGTATGATTAGAGGAAGTGTTCTTTTCAACAAACCCTTGGCTTGGGCTATTTTTTCTGGTGATCAG TTGATGGCCTACTTGATTTTGGCGGCAGTGGCAGCAGCGCTGCAGTCGGCAGTAATTTCCAAGTTAGGTCAACCAGAGCTACAATGGATGAAGGTTTGCAATTTGTATGGCAAATTCTGTAACCAAGTTGGAGAAGGCATTGCAAGTTCTGTAATAGTTAGCCTCAGCATGATTCTCCTATCTGGTATTTCAGCATTTAGTCTATTTCGTCTGTATGGAAACAATGGAGGAAAGAGTAATGCTAGATGA
- the LOC132640230 gene encoding OBERON-like protein yields MLPPRQQPRPGGLQTSLSLVVSPDPQERGSNSDQARDSPSESASSRETWPTSDALTAKKLEKEKENGYAEHSVVRNVSNSDKVSLGDIARERVDVIADRMRNLPDEYLEKFKHELRVMLEGLGGSQHRDEFLFLQSLVNSRGDLTDGTLCITHRTQLEILVAIKTGIQEFLHPSVSLSQASLIDIFLYKRCRNIACGSVLPAEECSCEICSKKNGFCNLCMCVICNKFDFEVNTCRWIGCDLCSHWTHMDCAISNGQIGTGPSVKNGASSAETLFRCHACSRTSELLGWVKDVFQHCAPSWDAEAFVRELDFVRRIFQRSEDARGRKLFWKCEELIEKMKGGVADPMACKVILSFFQDLDVDSSKSPDNDESGRLIAPQEAFNKIADVVQEAIRKMEAVAEEKMRMVKKARLSLEACDQELKDKARELNALKMERQRKKQQIDELESIVRLKQAEADMFDLKASEARREAERLQRIALAKTEKSEEDYASRYLKQRLSEAEAEKQYLFEKIKLQESSRASQSSAGGSDPSQIMYSKIQDLIKNR; encoded by the exons ATGCTGCCTCCACGCCAACAACCACGCCCTGGTGGACTTCAAACGTCTTTATCCTTGGTCGTCTCTCCCGATCCTCAAGAACGTGGATCAAACTCCGATCAGGCTCGTGACTCACCATCTGAAAGTGCCAGCTCACGCGAAACTTGGCCAACATCTGATGCTTTGACGGCGAAAAAGCTCGAGAAGGAGAAAGAGAACGGCTATGCTGAGCACTCCGTTGTCCGCAATGTATCAAACTCGGATAAAGTTTCCCTTGGAGACATTGCCCGAGAAAGAGTTGACGTTATAGCTGACAGGATGAGAAATCTCCCAGATGAGTATCTAGAGAAGTTCAAACATGAACTCCGGGTCATGCTTGAAGGGTTAGGTGGGTCCCAGCATAGAGATGAGTTTCTATTCCTACAAAGCCTAGTGAATAGTAGAGGCGATTTGACCGATGGAACGTTGTGTATAACACACCGCACCCAGCTAGAAATTCTAGTTGCTATCAAGACCGGAATTCAGGAGTTTTTGCATCCGAGTGTCAGTCTTTCTCAAGCTTCGCTCATTGATATTTTCTTGTATAAGAGGTGTAGAAACATAGCATGTGGAAGTGTGCTTCCGGCGGAGGAATGTAGCTGCGAAATTTGCTCGAAGAAAAATGGCTTCTGCAACCTTTGCATGTGTGTGATATGTAAcaagtttgattttgaggtgaacaCTTGTAGATGGATCGGTTGTGATCTTTGTTCTCATTGGACACACATGGATTGTGCCATTAGTAACGGGCAGATTGGAACAGGCCCGTCTGTTAAGAACGGAGCTAGCTCAGCCGAGACGCTTTTCAGATGCCATGCGTGCAGTAGGACGTCTGAGTTATTAGGTTGGGTTAAAGATGTGTTCCAGCATTGTGCCCCGAGTTGGGATGCGGAAGCTTTTGTTAGAGAGCTCGACTTTGTCAGGAGAATTTTCCAGAGAAGTGAGGATGCGAGAGGCCGTAAGTTATTTTGGAAATGCGAGGAACTCATTGAAAAGATGAAAGGTGGGGTTGCAGATCCAATGGCTTGTAAAGTGATCTTATCATTTTTCCAAG ATCTTGATGTGGATTCTTCAAAGAGTCCAGACAATGACGAAAGTGGTCGGCTCATAGCTCCACAGGAGGCATTCAACAAGATTGCGGATGTAGTACAGGAAGCCATCAGAAAAATGGAAGCAGTAGCAGAAGAAAAAATGCGGATGGTCAAGAAAGCACGGTTATCTCTTGAAGCATGCGATCAGGAGCTCAAGGATAAAGCTCGGGAACTTAATGCACTGAAAATGGAGAGGCAGAGGAAGAAGCAACAAATCGATGAGCTTGAAAGCATCGTAAGGCTTAAACAGGCAGAGGCCGATATGTTTGACTTAAAGGCCAGTGAAGCTAGACGAGAAGCTGAGAGACTTCAACGAATTGCACTCGCCAAAACTGAGAAGTCGGAAGAGGACTATGCTAGCAG GTATCTGAAACAGAGATTAAGCGAGGCTGAGGCAGAGAAACAGTACTTGTTTGAGAAGATAAAGCTTCAAGAAAGTTCACGAGCTTCGCAGAGCAGCGCCGGAGGAAGTGACCCTTCCCAGATTATGTACAGCAAAATCCAAGATTTGATTAAGAATAGGTAG